The following proteins are co-located in the bacterium genome:
- the yajC gene encoding preprotein translocase subunit YajC codes for MIDAAWAQGAAGAGGPPIWIQLLPFAGLFAVFYFLIIRPQQQKQSQHAAMLANLKKNDEIITNGGLYGRVLQINDDVLTVEIAPNVKVRISRPQIASVLTAAKAAGGQATTDKEKEKAK; via the coding sequence ATGATCGACGCCGCCTGGGCCCAGGGCGCCGCCGGCGCCGGCGGGCCGCCGATCTGGATTCAGCTCCTGCCCTTCGCCGGGCTGTTCGCGGTATTCTACTTCCTCATCATCCGGCCGCAGCAGCAGAAGCAGAGCCAGCACGCGGCGATGCTGGCCAATCTGAAGAAGAACGACGAGATCATCACCAATGGCGGTCTGTACGGGCGGGTGCTGCAGATCAACGACGACGTGCTCACGGTCGAGATCGCGCCCAACGTGAAGGTCCGCATCAGCCGGCCGCAGATCGCCAGCGTCCTGACCGCCGCGAAGGCGGCAGGCGGGCAGGCGACCACCGACAAAGAAAAGGAAAAGGCGAAGTGA
- the secD gene encoding protein translocase subunit SecD codes for MQPLPGWLSFLKGSKVGLGLDLQGGTHLIMQVDTDQAVVNYLEINADEMRRALRKENVKSPKVERKGDGLTVTVPADQREKTLDVVGRLFPNFKTGDTETVDGNLVLPLTMAPAEVAQIKESAVEQSLETIRNRVDQFGVSEPVIQRQGERDILIQLPGIQDPQRAKSLIGKTAVLAFKLVRDVNAEPIASGSQPMPAGTQVLYEVDKLPTGERKKGQALVVETQTLMTGDVVTDARVRPGDLPNSRIVSIDFNARGARLFGEITAANVNRRLAIVLDDTIYSAPVIKEAIPGGKAVISGSFTPDEAKDLAIVLRSGALPAPVTVAEERTVGPSLGADSIEKGIRSFVVGGLLVIVFMIIYYRFAGLLADLAMIWNVLFLLAGLAAFGATLTLPGIAGIVLTLGMAVDANVLINERIREELRLGKTARAAIDAGYDRALPSIIDTHITTILSGIILFQFGSGPIKGFAVTLCIGLASSLFTATVGTRLVWDYLLQRWRIQTVSI; via the coding sequence ATGCAGCCGCTGCCTGGCTGGCTGAGCTTCCTCAAGGGCAGCAAGGTGGGTCTCGGCCTGGATCTGCAGGGCGGCACGCACCTGATCATGCAGGTCGACACCGACCAGGCGGTGGTGAACTACCTGGAGATCAACGCCGACGAGATGCGGCGGGCGCTGCGCAAGGAGAACGTCAAGTCGCCGAAGGTCGAGCGCAAGGGCGATGGTCTGACGGTGACGGTGCCGGCCGACCAGCGGGAAAAGACGCTGGACGTGGTCGGGCGCCTGTTCCCGAACTTCAAGACCGGCGACACGGAGACCGTCGACGGCAACCTGGTGCTGCCGCTGACCATGGCGCCGGCGGAAGTGGCGCAGATCAAGGAGTCGGCCGTCGAACAGTCGCTGGAGACGATCCGCAACCGCGTCGACCAGTTCGGCGTCAGCGAACCGGTCATCCAGCGTCAGGGCGAGCGCGACATCCTGATCCAGCTCCCGGGCATCCAGGATCCGCAGCGCGCCAAGAGCCTGATCGGGAAGACCGCGGTGCTGGCGTTCAAGCTGGTGCGCGACGTCAACGCGGAGCCGATCGCGAGCGGCAGCCAGCCGATGCCGGCGGGCACCCAGGTCCTCTACGAGGTGGACAAGCTGCCCACCGGCGAACGCAAGAAGGGGCAGGCGCTGGTCGTCGAGACGCAGACGTTGATGACCGGCGACGTCGTCACCGACGCGCGCGTCCGCCCCGGCGACCTGCCGAATTCGCGCATCGTGTCGATCGACTTCAACGCCCGCGGCGCCCGCCTGTTCGGCGAGATCACCGCCGCCAACGTCAACCGCCGCCTGGCGATCGTGCTCGACGACACGATCTACTCGGCGCCGGTGATCAAGGAAGCCATTCCGGGCGGCAAGGCGGTGATCAGCGGCAGTTTCACGCCCGACGAGGCCAAGGATCTGGCGATCGTGCTGCGCAGCGGCGCGCTGCCGGCCCCGGTGACCGTCGCCGAGGAACGGACGGTCGGCCCGTCGCTGGGCGCCGACTCGATCGAGAAGGGCATCCGCTCCTTCGTCGTCGGCGGCCTGCTGGTGATCGTCTTCATGATAATCTACTACCGCTTCGCCGGCCTGCTCGCCGACCTGGCGATGATCTGGAACGTGCTCTTCCTGCTCGCCGGCCTGGCGGCCTTCGGCGCGACGCTGACGCTGCCGGGCATCGCCGGCATCGTGCTCACGCTCGGCATGGCGGTGGACGCCAACGTGCTGATCAACGAGCGCATCCGCGAGGAGCTGCGGCTGGGCAAGACGGCGCGGGCGGCGATCGACGCCGGCTACGATCGCGCGCTGCCGTCGATCATCGACACCCACATCACGACGATCCTGTCCGGCATCATCCTGTTCCAGTTCGGTTCCGGCCCGATCAAGGGATTCGCCGTCACGCTGTGCATCGGCCTGGCGAGCAGCCTCTTCACCGCCACCGTCGGCACGCGCCTGGTGTGGGACTACCTGCTCCAGCGCTGGCGCATCCAGACCGTGAGTATCTGA
- the secF gene encoding protein translocase subunit SecF has translation MQLIPSNTRFDFVGSRKTALTISLILTLISIGLMVFRGPKMGIDFAGGSLVQVRFKTPTEVETLRQSLRAAGFEAVDIQDMGRDRTDFLIRVPMAADDTESRTKKVTGALQDAFGVDQVEVLRVESVGPRVGETLRSKAIWAVLFSTLMMGVYIWARFEWRYGVGAVIALLHDTIMTIGFLIAFGYEFDLTIVAALLTVVGFSVNDTVIVSDRIRENRRKDRRTSLAELINLSVNETLSRTILTSGTAILVTLSLFLLGGPVIHGFAFALLVGFTVGTYSSIFIAAPVVLYFERAPSAAPEARGRQSAPAARRT, from the coding sequence ATGCAGCTCATTCCCTCCAACACGCGCTTCGACTTCGTCGGCTCGCGCAAGACGGCGCTGACGATCTCGCTGATCCTCACCCTCATCAGCATCGGGCTGATGGTCTTCCGCGGGCCGAAGATGGGCATCGACTTCGCCGGCGGTTCGCTGGTGCAGGTGCGCTTCAAGACGCCGACCGAGGTCGAAACCCTGCGGCAGTCGCTGCGCGCCGCGGGCTTCGAGGCGGTCGACATCCAGGACATGGGGCGGGACCGGACGGACTTCCTGATCCGGGTGCCGATGGCGGCGGACGACACCGAGTCGCGCACCAAGAAGGTGACCGGCGCGTTGCAGGACGCCTTCGGCGTCGATCAGGTGGAGGTGTTGCGCGTCGAGTCGGTGGGGCCGCGGGTCGGCGAGACGCTGCGCAGCAAGGCGATCTGGGCGGTGCTCTTCTCGACGCTGATGATGGGCGTCTACATCTGGGCGCGCTTCGAGTGGCGCTACGGCGTCGGCGCGGTGATCGCGCTGTTGCACGACACCATCATGACCATCGGCTTCCTGATCGCGTTCGGCTACGAGTTCGACCTGACCATCGTCGCCGCCCTGCTGACCGTGGTCGGCTTCTCGGTGAACGACACCGTCATCGTGTCCGACCGGATACGCGAGAACCGGCGCAAGGACCGGCGCACCTCGCTCGCCGAGCTCATCAACCTGAGCGTCAACGAGACCCTGAGTCGGACCATTCTCACGTCCGGCACGGCGATCCTGGTCACGCTGTCGCTGTTTCTGCTCGGCGGCCCGGTGATCCACGGCTTCGCCTTCGCGCTGCTCGTCGGCTTCACGGTCGGCACCTATTCGTCGATCTTCATCGCCGCGCCGGTGGTGCTGTACTTCGAGCGCGCGCCATCGGCCGCGCCGGAAGCGCGCGGACGGCAATCGGCGCCGGCGGCGCGGCGCACCTGA
- the recJ gene encoding single-stranded-DNA-specific exonuclease RecJ has translation MSRLRRWRLTPQHDGGAALAAALGVSPLLGQLLVNRGIAEPAQAGDFLDARLDQHLRSPMLFRDMPRASERLVDALGRGERIGIYGDYDVDGVSGSALLLRFLRSVGASPEPIVHIPHRLREGYGLGATGIERLAAAGARVMITVDCGAVSHGEIALANARGMDVIVCDHHQVAETRPPALAVINPIERDAGFPFSGLCGAGVAFYLALGVRMRLRERGGPVPDVRRLLDLVALGTLADLVPVVEENRVLVKYGLRELATSDHPGITALKRVAGVSQLNSSAVGFRLAPRLNAGGRLDDATRSLALLTTADGAEADRLATALDEENRARQAIEREMVDEAVAQIEAAGGLGERRSVVLASPVFHPGVVGIVASRIVERHYRPTVLIAAEDGGIGRGSGRSIAGVDLYGALASCRDLLERFGGHRMAAGLSIRLERVPALAERFEAAIAARTTAEDFVPRVRVDCELPLRAVDAGCLADLARLEPFGTSNPEPLFLTRNVRVRDRRIVGEQHLKLVLEQDGRTVRAIGFGMGDLSVAAGDQLDVVYGIMANEWNGNTSAELRLRDLRPAGAGRPATLP, from the coding sequence ATGAGCCGCCTGCGCCGCTGGCGCCTGACGCCGCAGCATGACGGCGGCGCGGCCCTGGCCGCCGCCCTCGGCGTCTCGCCGCTGCTCGGCCAACTGCTGGTCAATCGCGGCATCGCCGAGCCGGCGCAGGCCGGCGATTTTCTCGACGCCCGCCTCGACCAGCACCTGCGCTCGCCGATGCTCTTCCGCGACATGCCGCGGGCGAGCGAGCGGCTGGTGGATGCGCTCGGGCGCGGCGAGCGCATCGGCATCTACGGCGACTACGACGTCGACGGGGTCAGTGGCAGCGCCCTCCTGCTGCGCTTCCTGCGTTCGGTCGGCGCCAGCCCGGAGCCGATCGTCCACATTCCGCATCGCCTGCGCGAGGGCTACGGGCTCGGCGCCACCGGCATCGAGCGGCTGGCGGCGGCGGGGGCGCGGGTGATGATCACGGTCGACTGCGGTGCGGTCAGCCATGGCGAGATCGCGCTCGCCAACGCCCGCGGCATGGACGTCATCGTCTGCGATCACCATCAGGTCGCCGAGACCCGGCCGCCGGCGCTGGCGGTGATCAATCCGATCGAGCGGGACGCCGGCTTTCCGTTCTCCGGGCTGTGCGGCGCCGGCGTCGCCTTCTACCTGGCGCTGGGAGTGCGCATGCGCCTGCGCGAGCGGGGCGGTCCGGTGCCGGACGTGCGCCGCCTCCTCGACCTGGTGGCGTTGGGAACGCTCGCCGACCTGGTGCCGGTGGTGGAGGAGAACCGGGTGCTGGTGAAGTACGGCCTGCGCGAGCTGGCGACCAGCGATCACCCCGGGATCACGGCGCTCAAACGCGTCGCCGGCGTGTCGCAGCTCAACAGCAGCGCGGTCGGCTTCCGCCTGGCGCCCCGTCTCAATGCCGGCGGGCGCCTGGACGACGCCACGCGCTCGCTCGCCCTGCTGACCACCGCGGACGGTGCGGAGGCCGACCGTCTGGCGACGGCGCTCGACGAGGAGAATCGCGCCCGTCAGGCGATCGAGCGCGAGATGGTGGACGAGGCGGTGGCGCAGATCGAAGCCGCCGGCGGCCTCGGCGAGCGGCGCAGCGTGGTGCTGGCGTCGCCGGTCTTCCACCCCGGGGTGGTCGGCATCGTCGCCTCGCGCATCGTCGAGCGCCATTACCGGCCGACGGTGCTGATCGCCGCCGAGGACGGTGGCATCGGGCGCGGCTCGGGGCGCAGCATCGCCGGGGTCGACCTCTACGGCGCGCTGGCCAGTTGCCGCGACCTCCTGGAGCGATTCGGCGGCCACCGCATGGCCGCCGGCCTCAGCATCCGCCTGGAGCGCGTGCCGGCGCTGGCCGAGCGGTTCGAGGCCGCGATCGCGGCGCGGACGACGGCGGAGGACTTCGTGCCCCGGGTACGGGTCGATTGCGAGCTGCCGCTGCGCGCCGTCGACGCCGGCTGCCTCGCCGATCTGGCCCGCCTCGAGCCCTTCGGAACCAGCAATCCGGAACCCCTGTTTCTCACCCGCAACGTGCGGGTGCGCGACCGACGGATCGTCGGCGAGCAGCATCTGAAACTGGTGCTGGAACAGGACGGGCGGACGGTCCGCGCCATCGGCTTCGGCATGGGTGATCTCTCCGTCGCCGCCGGGGATCAACTCGACGTCGTCTATGGCATCATGGCGAACGAGTGGAACGGTAATACATCCGCGGAGTTACGGCTCCGCGACCTGCGCCCGGCCGGCGCCGGCCGACCTGCAACCCTACCTTGA
- a CDS encoding helix-turn-helix domain-containing protein, with translation MERDDAMLNSKEVAHLLDLSPDTVNEYARKSILPAVKKGRQWRFRRRDIASFKRQLRGLTAA, from the coding sequence ATGGAACGCGACGACGCGATGCTCAACAGCAAGGAGGTCGCGCACCTCCTCGACCTCAGTCCGGACACCGTCAACGAGTACGCTCGCAAGAGCATCCTCCCCGCCGTCAAGAAGGGCCGGCAGTGGCGATTCCGTCGCCGTGACATCGCGTCGTTCAAGCGGCAGCTTCGCGGCTTGACCGCCGCGTAG
- a CDS encoding class I SAM-dependent methyltransferase, whose amino-acid sequence MPSLESTTHAHESKLYYEFSHLYDLVFARYFYPRIAATIRALDIPPGAKVLEVGVGTGMALSVYPRHCQVTGVDLAPEMLEHAQERIDRNGWRHVQVMEGDAMDLTLPDDTFDYVTAFHVVSVVPDARRMMAEVQRVCKPNGTIVVINHFRSDKPALAAMDRRLEPITRRWGWHTLGRDEVFNGLPIALERVYKTSRYSLFTVVVARNLKDAPAAAVSAAT is encoded by the coding sequence ATGCCTTCCCTCGAGAGCACTACGCACGCCCACGAGAGCAAGCTCTACTACGAGTTCTCGCACCTCTACGACCTGGTTTTCGCCCGCTACTTCTACCCACGCATCGCGGCGACGATCCGGGCGCTCGACATTCCGCCGGGAGCGAAGGTGCTGGAGGTCGGCGTGGGCACGGGGATGGCGCTGTCGGTGTACCCGCGCCACTGCCAGGTGACCGGCGTCGATCTGGCGCCCGAGATGCTCGAGCACGCGCAGGAGCGCATCGACCGCAACGGCTGGCGGCACGTGCAGGTCATGGAAGGCGATGCGATGGACCTGACGCTGCCCGACGATACCTTCGACTACGTCACCGCGTTCCACGTCGTCAGCGTGGTGCCCGACGCGCGGCGCATGATGGCCGAGGTGCAACGGGTGTGTAAGCCGAACGGCACCATCGTCGTCATCAACCACTTCCGCAGCGACAAGCCGGCCCTGGCCGCCATGGACCGCCGGCTGGAACCGATCACCCGTCGGTGGGGATGGCACACGCTCGGCCGCGACGAGGTGTTCAATGGCCTGCCCATCGCCCTCGAGCGGGTCTACAAGACCTCCCGCTATTCGCTGTTCACCGTCGTGGTGGCGCGCAACCTGAAGGATGCGCCGGCCGCCGCGGTCAGTGCCGCGACCTGA